A genomic segment from Gossypium hirsutum isolate 1008001.06 chromosome D04, Gossypium_hirsutum_v2.1, whole genome shotgun sequence encodes:
- the LOC107898129 gene encoding uncharacterized protein produces the protein MTVSNKMWSNRENTSNSKIVEKILRTLTEKFTYVVVSINESNNIDNMFVDELQSSLVVHEQKFRKVCSEDEDQVLKEANYEEVEEKDEDVLLLIAYEEPHEDERSDMWFLDSGCSNHM, from the exons ATGACCGTTTCTAACAAGATGTGGAGCAATAGAGAAAATACGTCCAATTCAAAGATTGTTGAGAAAATTCTACGAACTTTAACAGAGAAGTTCACATATGTTGTGGTGTCCATCAATGAATCAAACAATATTGATAACATGTTCGTTGATGAATTACAGAGTTCATTGGTGGTACATGAACAGAAGTTTCGAAAGGTGTGTAGTGAGGATGAGGATCAAGTTTTGAAG GAAGCAAATTATGAAGAGGTAGAAGAGAAAGATGAAGATGTTTTGCTGTTAATAGCATATGAGGAGCCACATGAAGATGAGAGAAGTGATA